Genomic DNA from Prunus persica cultivar Lovell chromosome G1, Prunus_persica_NCBIv2, whole genome shotgun sequence:
CCTATTAAATATTGATCAGTAGAGATTTGCCTTTAAAGACGAAAATGTTGTTGAGGATTGAGCTGagaattaaattttgttttgtattaagATACTTGGTTGTTCCTTGTGATGGTTTTAAGTATTTTGGCCGTAGTTCTTTCTGATAGATAGTCGTACACTTGTATGCTGTTTGGTATTTACGAATTAGCTAAATCACTGTTTTCTCAATTCAGTTCGATTGCTTTTTCTAGATGATAAATTCAATTTGATGAATGATTCTCTATTTTTGCCCCTGAGCCATATCAGGTGAGAACCAAAATACCAAGAGGTTCTCTAGAAAGAACAAATTGCCCATAAGCATAGCAAAGTAAAGAATTCATTAACTTCTTACAAATCAGAGGATGGTAAATCCTTTATTTACAATCTTTGCCTTCCCTTCCCTGTTAAGATCCTTGTATTCTCCCTTGAAGGCAAAAAATGATGTTTTCTGAGCTACACTCTTCACtttcaaacttcaaaaattCGATTTATTTGGATGGAtgcatttgaaaaaaaagaagggtttGGACTTGAAACAATGTTAAATTTGCTTAAAAGAGCAGCCAcaatagtgttttttttttcttcaagtacAATTGAattgatagtctaaattactcTCCAATGAAATCGAACATGGACTTGTCTTCTACATGGAATCTTAGCCATTAGGAACGTTGAGAAGATCATCTAAAGATGGGAGAAGACCACCTCCCATGTAATTTGTAATGATCTCGAATGATGACAATATATTGGTGTGTTTATGTATATGGTCTCTTTCTGCCctaccaaaatcaccaaaggTTGAAGGAATTAAGAGAGTAGAAGCAGAAGCAtgtaatgagagagagaacgaCATTCGGTTGTCATCACAAGTCCACTGAAACCAAAAATAAGCAAACAACTTGATGCCTTATTTCAGGAAAACCGAAAAGATTAATTGATTGATTAGTCTTAAAATCAATTAACAGGAcaataatctctctctctctcataaacATTGTTGTGGTTGGTTGGGAAACTTCGGTTTAACCCCTAATTATTAGAGCATAAAATTAGTAGGGACACATCTGATTTCTTGGGTTTtcctaaacaaatatataacaaCACCCAAGTGGAGCAGGCAGTGCTAATGAATTAAAGCTTTGAGAAGGAGTGATAACAAAGTCTCTTCACATATAAATGATTTATTAATATAGTTTTATACCTAAGGACACACTATTTATCACTAGTTAGGACATGTGTTTGGAGGCCTAAATATGAAGGGCAAAGGTTGACAATTTTTTAGTCATCCTTTGTGGATAAATAACAGAATGTGGTttaccaaaaataataatattttatctcATTTAGAAAAAGTCAAACAAAAGGTTTCGGAAGAAAGCTAAGTTTGGACAAATTCAAACACGAATTTCAGATACGGAAGTAGTTGCTCCTAACCATTTAAACTACAAGTACATTGCAGCAGTGCTCAATTTTAAACAACACTAGTATTTTAGCATGTGTCGCAAggtaccaattttttttttttcttctagaaAATTAGCAAATCGTTTAAGCAAGGAGAGTAGGTAACGTCCACAATCTAGATTCTATATTTACGAGGTCAAAAGTTGGCGTTCATTTCATGGCCACAAAGGCCGcatttaatttaatggtttaaTTATTCTCACGTTTGTGATTGTTACTAAATTTCTTCTAAACCTAACTTTGATAGTGCGGTTTCCTCCTACAAAATATGTCCATTCTTCCTCTCTAATTACTTTGACTGCTTAAGGAACAAACTTTCCCAAATTGGAGTGTGGCCAAATTCCTTCAGATGTTTTTTCTTGACAAATGTCTTGTGCTCAATTAGCGGCAAATTGATTTCACCCTAAGTTTGATGCCTACAAAGACTTTTCTAGTACTAAAAAATTGCGGTTAGCATATCCCTTTGAATGTGCGAGAGAAAagaatgaacaaagaaaaataaaattaaataaataaaacgtagtcaatctctaatttgataattaatttatgaagGTTTTAAGCAATTAagtctttcattaattattttttgaagtgGAGAGAAACTTTTCTCTCGCATATATACGTGTCTTAccatattttattgtttttttttataaaaaaaaattcaattgttgCACGGAATTTGAATAATTCATGACATCTTCCAATAAAGTGGAGAGTATTCGATATACCACAAGATGAATTTGTTATTGACGATAATTTTTCTGAATTAGGGGTAGAGAATAAAATCAAGTTGAGCAATTTAAGGGAACACAATATGCTATGGTTAGAAGGCTAGCTACTAAAATCTGTGTCAATTATgtatatactatttttttttaatatgaatttgGTGAgagacattttatttttcacaatcCAAAAAAGCTTCCTATAATCAGCACCTTGTAGTGAGGTTCAGACGAGGGTTGATCACACTGAACATATTTGGAATCAATTGAATCTCGAAAATCATGaaataattttccttttccctcCTGAATGTCTCTAAATTTATATTGTCTTTCTGTATATAGCCaactttagttttcaattttttctcaattttgtAGATTTTTCTGATTACtttatattttgtaatatttgttttcacagtttttcctttttttgtcgATCTACTCTATCTTCTGATTTTTGCAATAAGAGCTGTTCCTACGTCCATACACTCAACTTGTCAACTGCacctacatttttttttccttttaaattatttttacagggttggaaaagaaaaatatataggaaaggaaataaatcaaggctcaaaattgaaaaaatataaataaagaaaacaacaacaaataaaaaattgataccccttttttaaaaaatcaatgagtttattattactAGACATTCTTTTAGGTAGACCTTTGACTTTCCCAATTTCCCTCCAAATCCCAGAGTCTCATTGGCATGCTTTaaatacacacacagagagagcagcaatgaataaaattaaaaataaaattatttctgtGCTTCTCccctcctctcttcttctccaatcCTCATACCTTGTAGTAAAGCAAAGCttcatactctctctctctctctctctctctctctgcaataattttctttaggCTCAAAGATGTCATCATTTCTTCATCTTGATgctcattattattattattattcatgtgTAGCTCTAATCTTACTAGGCCTTGGATTATTAGGGCAAGCCAATGCCCAAATGTATAGAGTTGATAGCAATAATAAGAAGCTGGCTTATTACACCATCACTGTTGATCAATCTGGCCATGGCAATTTCACCTCCATTCAATCAGCCATTGATGCTGTTCCTATAAACAACAGGAACTGGGTTTCTATCAAGATCAAGGCAGGCACCTATAAGTAAGCTTAATCTTTGTGTTGTGATTATATAAATCACGAATCTATTTAATTTCTTACGGGAAAATGAATTATTAatacttgttttttgttttttgtttccttttctgtgTGAATATTGCAGGGAAAAGGTGATCATCCCCGTTGACAAGCCATACATAATTCTCAAAGGAGAAAATAGGCATAAAACACAGATTGTTTGGGATGATCACGACTCAGTTGCACAAAGCCCTACTTTTGCCTCTTATGCCGACAGTATCATTGTCAAATCCATCAGCTTTGTGGTAATTGCAATAATCATTATTAACGTTTGGTTCAAATAACATACGTGTTACACCAGTTGGTCAGAACAATGTCATCGCCTTTCACCCAAGTTTGAATTCTTTTTTCcgtagattagattaatttagagtaatttaaactatcatttgtgtttaaataaaaaaaacttttggtTCAAAcactcttcaatttcttccatttattaatattatatgcttcttttaatttatgaatgtTATGCAGAATTCATACAACAACCCtgtgaataacaaaaatccaAGAGTGGCAGCAGTGGCGGCAATGATTTACGGGGACAAATCTTCATTCTATCGATGTGGTTTCTTTGGTTTGCAAGACACTTTGTGGGATGGTCAAGGACGGCACTACTATCACCTTTGCACCATCCAGGGTGCCGTGGATTTTATCTTCGGCAGTGCCCAGTCTATTTTTCaggttttttcttgtttccatTTCATCTTCAATTCCTTTACATATTTAAACTTAATCCATCAATCAACCTCTAGGTCATGACTAGCTGTGTCTCTATTTTATTAGAGGATCGGCCATGAGTTTAAATCTTATAAATGATATttcttgattaaaaaaaacttaagttATGTAATTACTAGTATCAATGACCACGGTCACGGAAACCACCCCCGTGGAAACCACCTTTAAAGACAGATGATCTGTGAACAGTGTAGGTTTTTTTTGGTAGTGGTGGAAAGAAATTAGGTTGCGTA
This window encodes:
- the LOC18789885 gene encoding probable pectinesterase 29, which encodes MSSFLHLDAHYYYYYSCVALILLGLGLLGQANAQMYRVDSNNKKLAYYTITVDQSGHGNFTSIQSAIDAVPINNRNWVSIKIKAGTYKEKVIIPVDKPYIILKGENRHKTQIVWDDHDSVAQSPTFASYADSIIVKSISFVNSYNNPVNNKNPRVAAVAAMIYGDKSSFYRCGFFGLQDTLWDGQGRHYYHLCTIQGAVDFIFGSAQSIFQKCSIQVLGGALDPGSAGYITAQGRDNPNDASGFVFKDCKVSGTGSTFLGRAWRGYSRVIFYNSNFSQVVVPQGWDAWHFQGNEHQLTYAEHGCYGPGADTVKRVEWEKKLNADTVRELTSLNFIDTDGWLNDQPF